From Magnolia sinica isolate HGM2019 chromosome 13, MsV1, whole genome shotgun sequence, one genomic window encodes:
- the LOC131223646 gene encoding uncharacterized protein At5g39865 — protein MWWGKSPLRTPSLSHSRSHSFTFSTFKDIQTLCEDDSFPDTSERKQPHLRRSPSIFHRVRIASSTLRARNSLLIRSDATHPESHRIVVYFTSLRVVRSTFEDCRTVRTILRGFRVSIDERDLSMDVAFLDELKGILGNRNLTLPRVFIGGRYIGGAEEILQLHESGELKKIVEGFPKAEIGVCDGCGGFRFLLCGSCSGSHKCFSEKGGFRSCSVCNENGLVRCPECC, from the coding sequence ATGTGGTGGGGAAAATCCCCTCTCCggactccctctctttctcattctcgtTCTCATTCCTTCACCTTCTCCACCTTCAAAGACATCCAAACGCTCTGCGAAGACGATTCCTTTCCCGATACCTCAGAAAGAAAGCAACCCCACCTCAGAAGATCCCCTTCCATCTTCCACCGAGTCCGAATCGCCTCTTCCACCCTCCGCGCCAGGAACTCGCTCCTCATTCGCTCTGATGCGACTCACCCCGAGTCACACCGCATCGTCGTCTACTTCACCAGCCTCCGCGTCGTCCGCTCCACCTTCGAGGATTGCCGCACCGTTCGAACCATCCTCCGCGGCTTCCGCGTCTCCATCGATGAACGTGATCTCTCCATGGACGTCGCCTTCTTGGACGAGCTCAAGGGTATTTTGGGGAATAGGAATCTCACCCTCCCTAGGGTTTTTATTGGGGGAAGATATATCGGCGGGGCAGAGGAGATCCTGCAATTGCATGAATCCGGGGAGCTGAAGAAGATCGTTGAAGGGTTCCCAAAGGCCGAGATCGGCGTCTGCGATGGCTGCGGTGGGTTCCGGTTCTTGCTCTGCGGGAGCTGCAGCGGCAGCCATAAGTGCTTTTCGGAGAAAGGGGGGTTCAGGAGCTGCTCTGTTTGTAATGAGAATGGCTTGGTTAGATGCCCTGAATGTTGCTGA